Proteins encoded by one window of Pseudonocardia alni:
- a CDS encoding MSMEG_0569 family flavin-dependent oxidoreductase: protein MTAVIRREDRRTPPTELDGEHRTVVVVGGGQAGLSMSRCLDVRGIDHLVLERDVVASSWKRHRWDTFSLVTPNWQCDLPDFPYAGPDPHGFMVRGEIVDYLEAYRAFVDPPLLEGVAVTRLHRDDRGTFVVETSAGTCTADQVVVATGGYHTPLTPPLSEPLPAGITQIGSQDYRNPGRLPPGEVLVVGSGQSGAQIAEDLHLEGRRVHLVVGHAPRVARFYRGRDVTDWLDEMGYYRMPVTRHPRREAVRAQANHYVTGRDGGRDIDLRRFAAEGMHLYGALTDHAGGRLTFAPDLESSLDHADEVGESIKDTIDGWIAEQGVDAPVEERYTPVWRPEREVTELALDGSEITSVVWCIGFRQNFSWIDLGVFTGRGSPVHSRGTTAVPGLFFLGLPWQWTWGSGRFSGVGADAAFLAERIRSQRGLTSTGGRGDVCNVLALGS, encoded by the coding sequence ATGACCGCGGTGATCCGGCGCGAGGACCGGCGCACCCCGCCGACCGAGCTCGACGGCGAGCACCGGACGGTGGTCGTCGTCGGCGGTGGACAGGCGGGGCTGTCGATGAGCCGCTGCCTGGACGTGCGCGGCATCGACCACCTGGTGCTCGAGCGCGACGTCGTCGCGTCGTCCTGGAAGCGGCACCGCTGGGACACCTTCAGCCTGGTCACGCCGAACTGGCAGTGCGACCTGCCGGACTTCCCCTACGCCGGGCCGGACCCGCACGGGTTCATGGTCCGTGGCGAGATCGTCGACTACCTGGAGGCCTACCGGGCGTTCGTCGACCCGCCGCTGCTCGAGGGCGTCGCGGTGACCCGGCTGCACCGCGACGACCGGGGGACCTTCGTCGTGGAGACCTCCGCCGGGACGTGCACCGCCGACCAGGTCGTCGTCGCCACCGGCGGGTACCACACGCCGCTCACCCCGCCGCTGTCCGAGCCGCTGCCGGCCGGCATCACGCAGATCGGGTCCCAGGACTACCGCAACCCCGGCCGGCTACCGCCGGGGGAGGTGCTGGTGGTCGGGTCCGGGCAGTCCGGCGCCCAGATCGCCGAGGACCTGCACCTGGAGGGGCGCAGGGTGCACCTCGTCGTCGGGCACGCGCCGCGGGTGGCCCGCTTCTACCGGGGCCGTGACGTCACCGACTGGCTCGACGAGATGGGCTACTACCGGATGCCGGTGACCCGGCACCCGCGCCGCGAGGCCGTGCGCGCCCAGGCCAACCACTATGTCACCGGGCGCGACGGCGGTCGCGACATCGACCTGCGTCGCTTCGCCGCCGAGGGCATGCACCTCTACGGTGCGCTGACCGACCACGCGGGGGGCCGGCTCACCTTCGCCCCCGACCTGGAGTCCTCACTGGACCACGCCGACGAGGTCGGCGAGTCCATCAAGGACACCATCGACGGCTGGATCGCCGAGCAGGGTGTCGACGCGCCGGTCGAGGAGCGCTACACCCCGGTGTGGCGTCCGGAGCGCGAGGTCACCGAGCTGGCGCTCGACGGTTCCGAGATCACCTCCGTGGTGTGGTGCATCGGGTTCCGGCAGAACTTCTCCTGGATCGACCTGGGGGTGTTCACCGGCCGTGGCTCGCCGGTGCACAGCCGGGGCACGACGGCCGTCCCCGGGCTGTTCTTCCTGGGCCTGCCCTGGCAGTGGACCTGGGGGTCCGGGCGGTTCTCCGGGGTGGGCGCCGACGCGGCGTTCCTCGCCGAGCGGATCCGCTCGCAGCGCGGCCTGACCTCGACCGGCGGCCGCGGCGACGTCTGCAACGTCCTCGCCCTGGGGTCCTGA
- a CDS encoding PaaI family thioesterase → MTSAAEPTAGPATATRRREHEWTDPMVLAAAASGLDGLEYLRRIVDGRLPGAPVASLVGFRAVSAEHGRVTFAFEPGEHQYNPIGSVHGGVYATLLDSACGCAVHSTLPAGTGYTSLDLSVRFLRRITVDTGTVTCTGHVVQAGRRTALARAELTDAGGRLLGEATSSCLILPGD, encoded by the coding sequence CCGCAGCAGAACCCACGGCCGGTCCGGCCACCGCCACGCGCCGCCGCGAGCACGAGTGGACCGACCCGATGGTGCTCGCCGCCGCCGCGTCCGGTCTGGACGGACTGGAGTACCTGCGCCGGATCGTCGACGGCCGCCTCCCCGGGGCGCCCGTCGCGAGCCTCGTCGGGTTCCGTGCCGTCTCCGCCGAGCACGGGCGCGTCACCTTCGCCTTCGAACCCGGCGAGCACCAGTACAACCCGATCGGCTCGGTGCACGGCGGGGTGTACGCCACGCTGCTCGACTCCGCCTGCGGGTGCGCGGTGCACTCCACGCTCCCCGCCGGGACCGGCTACACCAGCCTGGACCTGTCGGTGCGCTTCCTGCGCCGGATCACCGTCGACACCGGCACCGTGACGTGCACCGGCCACGTCGTGCAGGCCGGGCGCCGCACCGCGCTGGCGCGGGCCGAGCTGACCGACGCCGGGGGCCGGCTGCTGGGCGAGGCCACGTCGAGCTGCCTGATCCTGCCCGGCGACTGA
- a CDS encoding carbon-nitrogen hydrolase family protein → MRVAAAAANFTRDVAFDLERIGVIVAHAREQGVRVLVLPDGALGGYVHDLRSPDPADPDDGAVLPPELDPDGPEVRAVAALAREMVVCVGFCEAGPEPGVRWNSAVCLTGDGVLGRHRKVHQPAGVAGLFAAGDGFTAFDTPAGRMGMLIDHDKTFPESARSLALDGAQLLACLSAWPTSLTNRAPRMAQDRQARLFDLYDQSRAAENQVLLISANQSGRNGSLHFLGRAKVVGPGGDILARTWSKGGLAVTDVEPDEMIASARAVLHHLKERRPDLYRG, encoded by the coding sequence GTGCGCGTCGCCGCGGCGGCCGCGAACTTCACCCGCGACGTCGCGTTCGACCTGGAGCGGATCGGTGTGATCGTCGCGCACGCCCGGGAGCAGGGCGTGCGCGTGCTGGTGCTGCCCGACGGCGCGCTCGGCGGCTACGTGCACGACCTGCGCAGCCCCGATCCCGCCGACCCGGACGACGGCGCGGTGCTGCCGCCCGAGCTCGACCCGGACGGCCCCGAGGTGCGCGCGGTCGCCGCGCTCGCCCGGGAGATGGTGGTGTGCGTCGGGTTCTGCGAGGCCGGCCCCGAGCCGGGTGTGCGGTGGAACTCCGCGGTCTGCCTGACCGGGGACGGTGTGCTCGGCAGGCACCGCAAGGTGCACCAGCCCGCGGGGGTCGCCGGGCTGTTCGCCGCCGGGGACGGGTTCACCGCGTTCGACACCCCCGCCGGGCGGATGGGGATGCTCATCGACCACGACAAGACCTTCCCCGAGTCGGCCCGCTCGCTCGCGCTCGACGGCGCGCAGCTGCTGGCCTGCCTGTCCGCCTGGCCGACCTCGCTGACCAACCGGGCGCCCCGGATGGCGCAGGACCGCCAGGCCCGGCTGTTCGACCTCTACGACCAGTCCCGCGCCGCCGAGAACCAGGTGCTGCTGATCTCGGCGAACCAGAGCGGGCGCAACGGTTCCCTGCACTTCCTGGGCCGGGCGAAGGTCGTCGGGCCGGGCGGGGACATCCTGGCCCGCACCTGGTCCAAGGGCGGGCTCGCCGTCACCGACGTCGAGCCCGACGAGATGATCGCCTCCGCCCGCGCGGTGCTGCACCACCTCAAGGAACGCCGACCCGACCTGTACCGGGGCTGA
- a CDS encoding carbon-nitrogen hydrolase family protein, which translates to MTPTMFGAAAQGFVRDLDEDFARIAATIDRARAAGVQVLALPEAAMGGYLSSLHDVPGTPADRPPQLDPDGPEIRRLVALAGDMVVAAGYCETGDDASGGRPYNSCVAVTGDGILGHHRKVHQPINENSSYAAGDRFAAFDTPYGRTGMLICYDKAFPEAARALADDGARTVLCLSAWPASRTNRAPVLAEDRWARRFDLHDRSRALENQFVWVSANQAGTFGDMQLVASAKIVDPGGEVLATTGSEAGLAVATVDVDAEVDAARRVMGHLRDRRPAAYGPGPVHAGV; encoded by the coding sequence ATGACGCCCACGATGTTCGGCGCCGCCGCGCAGGGCTTCGTCCGCGACCTCGACGAGGACTTCGCCCGGATCGCCGCCACGATCGACCGGGCCCGCGCGGCCGGGGTGCAGGTGCTCGCGCTGCCCGAGGCGGCGATGGGCGGGTACCTGTCGTCGCTGCACGACGTGCCCGGCACCCCCGCCGACCGCCCGCCGCAGCTGGACCCGGACGGGCCGGAGATCCGGCGGCTGGTCGCGCTGGCCGGGGACATGGTCGTCGCGGCCGGGTACTGCGAGACCGGGGACGACGCGTCCGGCGGGCGGCCCTACAACTCCTGTGTCGCCGTCACCGGGGACGGGATCCTCGGCCACCACCGCAAGGTGCACCAGCCGATCAACGAGAACTCCAGCTACGCCGCGGGTGACCGGTTCGCCGCGTTCGACACGCCGTACGGCCGCACCGGCATGCTGATCTGCTACGACAAGGCGTTCCCCGAGGCGGCCCGTGCACTGGCCGACGACGGCGCCCGGACCGTGCTGTGCCTGTCCGCGTGGCCGGCGTCGCGGACCAACCGTGCCCCGGTCCTCGCCGAGGACCGGTGGGCCCGTCGCTTCGACCTGCACGACCGTTCCCGGGCACTGGAGAACCAGTTCGTCTGGGTCTCGGCCAACCAGGCCGGTACGTTCGGCGACATGCAGCTGGTGGCGAGCGCCAAGATCGTCGACCCGGGGGGCGAGGTGCTGGCGACGACCGGCAGCGAGGCCGGACTCGCCGTCGCGACCGTCGACGTGGACGCGGAGGTGGACGCGGCCCGCCGCGTGATGGGGCACCTGCGTGACCGCCGTCCGGCGGCCTACGGGCCGGGCCCGGTCCACGCGGGGGTGTGA
- a CDS encoding nitrile hydratase accessory protein, with protein MSAPLLDVAGPAAPPRANGEMVFAEPWEGRAFGLAVALAEAGVFTWDGFRDRLVARLAADPAAPYYGCWLAACEDALVAVGRLGGADVSTRAAGLAARPAGHDHDHDHDHDGHGHVR; from the coding sequence GTGAGCGCTCCGCTGCTCGACGTCGCGGGCCCCGCCGCCCCGCCGCGTGCCAACGGGGAGATGGTGTTCGCCGAGCCCTGGGAGGGGCGCGCATTCGGGCTGGCCGTCGCGCTCGCCGAGGCGGGGGTGTTCACCTGGGACGGCTTCCGCGACCGGCTGGTCGCGCGGCTCGCCGCCGACCCCGCCGCCCCCTACTACGGCTGCTGGCTCGCCGCCTGCGAGGACGCGCTCGTCGCCGTGGGTCGGCTGGGCGGGGCCGACGTGTCCACCCGCGCCGCGGGTCTCGCCGCCCGCCCGGCCGGCCACGACCACGACCACGATCACGATCACGACGGTCATGGTCACGTTCGGTAG
- the nthA gene encoding nitrile hydratase subunit alpha has translation MTDDDPGPALRTAALEELLVERGLVDPAVVDGFVRTYERDVGPLNGATVVARAWSDPQFREWLLRDGTAAIASLGFTGPQGEHMVVLEQTEQVHHVVVCTLCSCYPWPVLGLPPSWYKDPAYRARVVREPRTVLAEMGLDVPPERRIEVWDSSAEVRYLVLPRRPAGTDGLTAEQLAGLVGRDAMVGVAEAVEPS, from the coding sequence ATGACCGACGACGATCCCGGTCCGGCGCTGCGCACCGCGGCACTGGAGGAGCTGCTGGTCGAACGGGGGCTGGTGGACCCGGCCGTGGTCGACGGGTTCGTGCGCACCTACGAACGCGACGTCGGCCCGCTGAACGGCGCGACGGTCGTCGCCCGCGCCTGGAGCGACCCGCAGTTCCGGGAGTGGCTGCTGCGCGACGGCACCGCGGCCATCGCCTCGCTCGGGTTCACCGGACCGCAGGGCGAGCACATGGTGGTGCTGGAGCAGACCGAGCAGGTGCACCACGTCGTGGTCTGCACGCTGTGCTCCTGCTACCCGTGGCCGGTCCTCGGGCTGCCCCCGAGCTGGTACAAGGACCCCGCCTACCGGGCCCGGGTCGTGCGGGAGCCGCGGACCGTGCTCGCCGAGATGGGCCTCGACGTGCCCCCGGAGCGTCGGATCGAGGTGTGGGACTCCTCGGCCGAGGTCCGCTACCTGGTGCTGCCGCGCCGCCCCGCGGGCACCGACGGGCTCACCGCCGAGCAGCTCGCCGGGCTGGTCGGGCGGGACGCGATGGTCGGGGTCGCCGAGGCGGTGGAGCCGTCGTGA
- a CDS encoding SH3-like domain-containing protein produces the protein MDDPVDPSDLGGASGWGRVTAPADVEPEPPFGERWQGRAFALTALTMGRISGRNLDAFRHALSRLDRTRYLDDGYYGRWLHAAELMLVDSGVLARGAVEARARRGRGEDVPEPADPPVAKPDYAPTAPGSLRTVDAGPRFAPGDPVRARREPPDVAPPAPSAGPVGRGPCKLPRYLRGTPGAVTAVRPAHVLPDTHAVFAGEHPEHVYTVAFAAPDVWGPGADPHVTVHADLFESYLEPR, from the coding sequence GTGGACGATCCCGTCGACCCGTCCGACCTGGGGGGCGCCTCCGGCTGGGGGCGGGTCACGGCGCCGGCCGACGTCGAGCCGGAGCCGCCCTTCGGTGAGCGGTGGCAGGGCCGGGCCTTCGCGCTCACTGCGCTGACCATGGGTCGCATCTCCGGGCGCAACCTGGACGCGTTCCGGCACGCGCTGTCCCGGTTGGACCGCACCCGCTACCTCGACGACGGCTACTACGGCCGCTGGCTGCACGCCGCCGAGCTGATGCTCGTCGACTCGGGCGTCCTGGCGCGCGGCGCGGTGGAGGCACGGGCCCGGCGTGGTCGCGGCGAGGACGTGCCCGAGCCGGCCGACCCACCGGTCGCGAAGCCCGACTACGCGCCCACCGCGCCCGGGTCGCTGCGGACCGTCGACGCCGGGCCGCGCTTCGCCCCCGGCGACCCGGTCCGCGCCCGCCGCGAGCCCCCGGACGTCGCTCCGCCCGCACCGTCGGCGGGCCCGGTCGGCCGCGGGCCGTGCAAGCTGCCCCGCTACCTGCGCGGGACGCCCGGCGCCGTGACCGCGGTGCGGCCCGCACACGTGCTGCCCGACACCCACGCGGTGTTCGCCGGTGAGCACCCCGAGCACGTGTACACCGTCGCGTTCGCCGCGCCGGACGTGTGGGGCCCCGGCGCGGACCCGCACGTCACCGTGCACGCCGACCTGTTCGAGTCCTACCTGGAGCCACGATGA
- a CDS encoding MSMEG_0567/sll0787 family protein — MSTTDPRPRFVSGAPRHLTPAPRWIADELLGGRPVAGTGTPPVTIREARADDADDYGVAGYRALRRAVFCVEQGLFPDRPTADLDDHDADPRVVVLLAHDADGTLLGGVRLGPARAAHPDIGWWTGSRLVVAPTARRRTGVRVGAALVRAACARTEAAGVLRFDADVQAAGAVLFDRLGWTRVRDCEVAGAPHVTMRWPVTRVQDLVVATKAPLGALVGGLGPAGFVGDDGAPVPGTDVVACCDAIVPAMVERDPEWAGWAGVLVNVNDLAAMGAAPVGLLDAVGARDASFAHRVLSGVRAAADAYGVPLLGGHTQLDVPAALSLTALGRTDRPVPAGGGRAGHRVRLTTDLGGDWRPGYTGRQWDSTTSRTRAELAATVGAIGPDAPHRPAAAKDVSMAGLAGTLGMLAEASGVGAVLDVAAVPRPDGATAGDWFTCFPGFGLLTADDPGAPAPDAGPAVSAECGELVPGAGVRLRWPDGEQTEAVTAGVTGMGHAGAPAHHPEEIR; from the coding sequence ATGAGCACCACCGACCCCCGCCCCCGCTTCGTGAGCGGGGCACCCCGTCACCTCACCCCCGCCCCCCGCTGGATCGCCGACGAGCTGCTCGGCGGCCGCCCGGTCGCCGGCACCGGCACCCCGCCGGTGACGATCCGCGAGGCCCGCGCCGACGACGCGGACGACTACGGCGTCGCCGGGTACCGTGCGCTGCGCCGCGCGGTGTTCTGCGTCGAACAGGGGCTGTTCCCCGACCGGCCCACCGCCGACCTCGACGACCACGACGCCGACCCGCGCGTCGTCGTCCTGCTCGCCCACGACGCCGACGGGACCCTGCTCGGCGGGGTGCGCCTCGGCCCGGCCCGGGCGGCCCACCCCGACATCGGGTGGTGGACCGGCAGCAGGCTGGTCGTCGCCCCCACCGCGCGGCGCCGCACCGGGGTCCGCGTCGGGGCGGCACTGGTCCGCGCCGCCTGCGCGCGCACCGAGGCCGCCGGCGTCCTGCGTTTCGACGCCGACGTCCAGGCCGCGGGCGCGGTCCTGTTCGACCGGCTCGGCTGGACCCGGGTCCGCGACTGCGAGGTCGCCGGGGCCCCGCACGTCACGATGCGGTGGCCGGTGACCCGCGTCCAGGACCTCGTCGTCGCCACCAAGGCACCGCTGGGTGCGCTGGTCGGTGGCCTCGGCCCGGCCGGATTCGTCGGCGACGACGGCGCCCCCGTCCCGGGCACCGACGTCGTGGCCTGCTGCGACGCGATCGTGCCGGCGATGGTCGAGCGCGACCCGGAGTGGGCGGGCTGGGCCGGGGTGCTGGTCAACGTCAACGACCTCGCGGCGATGGGTGCCGCCCCGGTCGGGCTGCTCGACGCCGTCGGCGCCCGGGACGCCTCCTTCGCCCACCGCGTGCTGAGCGGGGTACGCGCTGCGGCCGACGCCTACGGTGTCCCGCTGCTCGGCGGGCACACCCAGCTCGACGTGCCCGCGGCACTGTCGCTGACCGCGCTCGGACGCACCGACCGTCCCGTCCCCGCCGGTGGCGGCCGCGCCGGGCACCGGGTCCGGCTCACCACCGATCTCGGCGGCGACTGGCGTCCCGGCTACACCGGACGTCAGTGGGACTCGACGACCTCGCGCACCCGCGCCGAACTGGCCGCGACCGTCGGCGCCATCGGTCCGGACGCACCGCACCGCCCCGCCGCGGCGAAGGACGTGTCGATGGCCGGGCTCGCCGGCACCCTCGGCATGCTCGCCGAGGCCTCCGGCGTCGGCGCCGTCCTCGACGTCGCCGCCGTCCCCCGGCCGGACGGCGCCACCGCGGGCGACTGGTTCACCTGCTTCCCCGGGTTCGGCCTGCTCACCGCGGACGACCCCGGCGCACCCGCCCCCGACGCGGGCCCCGCGGTCTCCGCCGAGTGCGGCGAGCTCGTCCCCGGTGCCGGGGTCCGGCTGCGCTGGCCCGACGGCGAGCAGACCGAGGCCGTCACCGCGGGTGTCACCGGCATGGGCCACGCCGGCGCCCCCGCCCACCACCCCGAGGAGATTCGATGA
- a CDS encoding MSMEG_0568 family radical SAM protein: protein MSAPSRTEPGLRARAELAVRGVGLDPDTVSDTGPERPSGVTDLGSVIPLRRPGGAGPSADGHVLVDGLATTVPIVADSPYRLRDGRLLRREPGGGVTDMGVAVDSVARPAFYDLTTADGISYEKIARLHGDDVLASTVVQTCVRYGEADRCRFCAIEQSLESGATTAVKTPDQLAEVAEAAVRLDGVRQMVLTTGTSNGRDRGARHLLRCVRAVRDRVPGLPIQVQCEPPAPDDLGVLTELAAAGADAIGIHVESLDDDVRRRWMPGKATVGLSQYRAAWDEAVRVFGPNAVSTYLIVGLGEDPDELVAGAAELVAAGVYPFVVPYRPLPGTLAFADGIPAPDPDLLADVTGRVAAVLRAAGMRGADQAAGCAACGACSALSAAGG from the coding sequence ATGTCCGCACCGTCCCGTACCGAGCCCGGTCTGCGGGCCCGCGCCGAGCTGGCCGTCCGCGGCGTGGGGCTCGACCCCGACACCGTGTCCGACACCGGACCCGAGCGCCCCTCCGGCGTGACCGATCTCGGGTCGGTCATCCCGCTGCGCCGCCCCGGCGGGGCCGGGCCGTCCGCCGACGGCCACGTGCTCGTCGACGGGCTGGCCACCACCGTCCCGATCGTCGCCGACTCCCCCTACCGGCTCCGGGACGGGCGGCTGCTGCGCCGCGAGCCCGGCGGCGGCGTGACCGACATGGGCGTCGCCGTCGACAGCGTCGCCCGGCCGGCGTTCTACGACCTCACCACGGCCGACGGCATCTCCTACGAGAAGATCGCCCGCCTGCACGGCGACGACGTGCTCGCCTCCACCGTGGTGCAGACCTGCGTGCGCTACGGCGAGGCGGACCGGTGCCGCTTCTGCGCCATCGAGCAGTCCCTGGAGTCCGGCGCCACCACGGCGGTCAAGACACCCGACCAGCTCGCGGAGGTCGCCGAGGCCGCGGTCCGCCTGGACGGGGTGCGCCAGATGGTGCTGACCACCGGCACCTCCAACGGTCGTGACCGCGGTGCCCGGCACCTGCTGCGCTGCGTGCGCGCCGTCCGCGACCGCGTCCCCGGGCTGCCGATCCAGGTCCAGTGCGAGCCGCCCGCCCCCGACGACCTCGGCGTGCTCACCGAGCTGGCCGCCGCGGGCGCCGACGCGATCGGCATCCACGTCGAGTCCCTCGACGACGACGTCCGCCGGCGCTGGATGCCCGGCAAGGCCACCGTCGGGCTGTCCCAGTACCGGGCGGCCTGGGACGAGGCCGTGCGGGTGTTCGGCCCGAACGCGGTGTCGACCTACCTGATCGTCGGCCTCGGGGAGGACCCCGACGAGCTCGTCGCCGGCGCCGCGGAACTCGTCGCGGCCGGGGTGTACCCCTTCGTCGTCCCCTACCGGCCGCTGCCCGGCACCCTCGCCTTCGCCGACGGGATTCCCGCTCCCGACCCGGACCTGCTCGCCGACGTCACCGGCCGGGTCGCCGCGGTGCTCCGCGCCGCCGGGATGCGTGGCGCCGACCAGGCCGCGGGCTGCGCGGCCTGCGGGGCGTGCAGTGCGCTGTCGGCGGCGGGGGGCTGA
- a CDS encoding MSMEG_0572/Sll0783 family nitrogen starvation response protein, with amino-acid sequence MTSAELSDVEKKSLEEIPHPSLPEGSSIYGGTKVFPDLQAENGETYFTLVHGIAHESSVSFVAVLQATRALRKGFESAMYFYGPGSLNCLATRGFPTTGTSAFPGEHNINDQLKTFIGEGGKVYCCRFGLSLHGAREEDLIEGVIPTHPLDVQDALIHYARKGAIINSTYQL; translated from the coding sequence ATGACCAGCGCCGAGCTGTCCGACGTCGAGAAGAAGAGCCTCGAGGAGATCCCGCACCCCTCGCTGCCCGAGGGTTCGAGCATCTACGGCGGCACCAAGGTCTTCCCGGACCTGCAGGCCGAGAACGGCGAGACCTACTTCACCCTCGTGCACGGCATCGCCCACGAGTCCTCGGTCAGCTTCGTGGCCGTGCTGCAGGCGACCCGTGCGCTGCGCAAGGGCTTCGAGTCGGCCATGTACTTCTACGGCCCGGGCTCGCTGAACTGCCTGGCCACCCGCGGTTTCCCGACGACCGGCACGTCCGCGTTCCCCGGCGAGCACAACATCAACGACCAGCTCAAGACCTTCATCGGCGAGGGCGGCAAGGTCTACTGCTGCCGCTTCGGGCTGTCGCTGCACGGTGCCCGCGAGGAGGACCTGATCGAGGGCGTCATCCCGACGCACCCGCTCGACGTCCAGGACGCGCTCATCCACTACGCCCGCAAGGGCGCGATCATCAACTCGACCTACCAGCTCTGA
- a CDS encoding MSMEG_0565 family glycosyltransferase gives MRIRLSTYSTRPRGGVVHTLALAEALAAAGHEVAVFSLARGGDTGFFRAVDPRVAVHLVPVPEIDGETVGARILRSIDLLAAGLADAPAVDVRHAQDCLSANAEGRAHGYGSLLRTVHHLDEFSTPELAACHERALVHPAALVCVSRAVAAEVRAGWGREATVIGNGVDAARFARAADAGAGAPWRARFGRYVLSVGGIEPRKGTADLVEAMALLGPGARLVIGGGETLFDYRDYRARVLARADELGVVPDILGPVDDDALPGLMAGAAAFAFPSAKEGFGLAAMEALAAGVPLVTRDLPVLREVFGDAARFARDPAGFAAALADALAAPDPRRAAAGRALAADHTWTAAADRHADLYRTHLADRA, from the coding sequence GTGCGGATACGGCTGTCCACCTACTCCACCAGACCGCGCGGCGGGGTCGTGCACACCCTCGCGCTGGCCGAGGCGCTCGCCGCCGCCGGGCACGAGGTCGCGGTGTTCTCCCTGGCCCGGGGCGGGGACACCGGCTTCTTCCGGGCCGTCGACCCCCGCGTCGCGGTGCATCTGGTCCCGGTTCCGGAGATCGACGGCGAGACGGTCGGCGCCCGCATCCTCCGCTCGATCGACCTGCTGGCCGCCGGGCTGGCCGACGCCCCCGCGGTCGACGTCCGGCACGCCCAGGACTGTCTGTCCGCCAACGCCGAGGGCCGCGCGCACGGCTACGGCTCGCTGCTGCGCACCGTGCACCACCTCGACGAGTTCAGCACCCCCGAGCTGGCCGCCTGCCACGAACGCGCGCTGGTGCATCCGGCCGCACTGGTGTGCGTCTCCCGGGCCGTAGCCGCGGAGGTGCGCGCCGGCTGGGGCCGGGAGGCGACGGTGATCGGCAACGGCGTCGACGCCGCCCGGTTCGCCCGGGCCGCCGACGCCGGCGCCGGCGCGCCGTGGCGGGCCCGGTTCGGCCGCTACGTGCTCTCGGTCGGCGGGATCGAGCCGCGCAAGGGCACCGCCGACCTGGTCGAGGCGATGGCGCTGCTCGGGCCCGGTGCACGCCTGGTGATCGGCGGCGGCGAGACGCTGTTCGACTACCGCGACTACCGCGCCCGGGTGCTCGCCCGGGCCGACGAGCTGGGCGTCGTCCCGGACATCCTCGGCCCCGTCGACGACGACGCGCTGCCCGGCCTGATGGCGGGTGCGGCGGCGTTCGCGTTCCCGTCGGCCAAGGAGGGCTTCGGCCTGGCCGCGATGGAGGCGCTGGCCGCCGGGGTCCCGCTGGTGACCCGGGACCTGCCGGTGCTGCGCGAGGTGTTCGGCGACGCGGCACGGTTCGCCCGCGACCCCGCCGGGTTCGCCGCCGCGCTCGCCGACGCGCTGGCCGCCCCCGACCCGCGGCGGGCGGCCGCCGGTCGCGCGCTGGCCGCCGACCACACCTGGACCGCGGCCGCGGACCGACACGCCGACCTCTACCGCACCCACCTCGCCGACCGCGCGTGA